A stretch of the Papaver somniferum cultivar HN1 chromosome 6, ASM357369v1, whole genome shotgun sequence genome encodes the following:
- the LOC113290395 gene encoding uncharacterized protein LOC113290395 has translation MVQQICEASQAQLAKNKEEEIEEGRKLKRSRNNEEDNGLSEDDDLCEISHNQGLDKNVGEGTPITVTDEMEHDLIEEGVQAEKECYQRKPYCYVGIAGGLCILWKDGVNLKILISAYNVGNCEYYIDARSKILMSCMYGALKNGNRDNQWNFVKNFSENISFPWFLIGDLNFILSNDEKEGGNPHTQTALDIARNFVDDLGLQSVDFTWNIIDLVQERLDRVMGNDSWFNLYNECHVYHLAPIASDHSPIVLTSSRVSNPVRRPIKFKRCWLADPSCKDLIKENWNACNNGSAAFIHKNNLKHVKFVLKDWNIQSFGHIQTIISNINNQLELLHSQAVVDTNDNRIVSLLAELNKWQNIEEDFWKQRAKDDTLALDDISTRYFHNRANYKKEELRLRLYKTLLHFSNMAKTGNPSKEIIFFDYITPYVSASDNIALLRMPSHEEIKDVVFKMKPWTSPGPDGFPVGFYQQLWDIVGNDTVHMMIMQSVSTVSTFVLLNGAPGEQFKPTRGLRQGDPLSPYLFILCMDIFSKALMNAEDKNLIKGEVLRSSITASKEQNRKFPRYMFDKSGCRLGNWRAKHLNQPARTVLTQTVLGSIATHHMSVFLMPKKLNDRMDAIQRRFWWGKSNNNRCFYFKNWSTVDNSKVKGGLNIRQSSLFNQFLLAKLAWRMLQDPNALWVQILMHKYFPNCSPFSDEISTNRSWIWRGIYQGLQIVNKHCCLEVANGRDINIWKDRWFPESTELLPYTNWSSGVEYVSQLIEQDTKKWDLNMINVLLEIVENICRIRVPMIGKDKIRWTGTRNGKFTFKSAYNILLDESSSGVISSNNNFPWKRMWNMSLPPKILHLIWRIHQDSVPTRDKMVKHVQTIDDICPFCGNCKEDVQHLFLHCPLTQRIWFAMDNITLASVGNLDLVSWLTNMFTTQNFNDVQLQSSGRSISTHLKWLAPVDFAIKINFDVSFINKILPVGVGLIARNSAGTFILAKGNSSTAVDEEQGEAIAALEALKWAKKRNITELHLEGDNINVVDAINEITGRINWTINSIIQECLVLLNYFSR, from the exons ATGGTGCAACAAATCTGTGAAGCAAGCCAAGCTCAGTTAGCAAAAAataaggaagaagagattgaagaaggcCGAAAACTCAAGAGATCTAGAAACAATGAGGAAGATAATGGTTTGTCAGAGGATGATGATCTATGTGAAATATCACATAATCAAGGACTTGATAAGAATGTTGGGGAAGGGACACCTATTACGGTGACTGATGAAATGGAACACGATCTAATTGAAGAAGGAGTGCAAGCCGAGAAGGAGTGTTACCAACGAAAACCCTACTGCTACG TTGGAATTGCAGGTGGCCTTTGTATCCTCTGGAAAGAtggtgtaaatctaaaaattcttatCTCTGCTTATAATGTGGGGAATTGTGAATACTATATTGATGCTAGATCTAAAATTCTTATGTCATGTATGTATGGTGCTTTGAAAAATGGAAACAGGGATAATCAATGGAATTTTGTGAAAAATTTCAGTGAAAACATTAGCTTTCCATGGTTTCTAATTGGTGATTTAAATTTCATTCTTAGTAATGATGAAAAGGAAGGAGGTAACCCTCATACTCAAACTGCTCTTGATATTGCTAGAAATTTTGTTGATGATTTAGGTCTCCAAAGTGTTGATTTTACATGGAATATAATTGACCTTGTTCAGGAAAGGCTAGATAGAGTAATGGGTAATGATTCTTGGTTTAATCTTTATAATGAATGTCATGTTTACCATCTAGCTCCCATAGCAAGTGATCACAGCCCTATTGTCctaactagttctagagtttctAATCCTGTCAGAAGACCTATAAAATTCAAAAGGTGTTGGCTAGCTGATCCAAGTTGTAAAGATCTCATTAAAGAGAACTGGAATGCTTGTAATAATGGTTCTGCTGCcttcatacacaaaaacaacttGAAACATGTGAAGTTTGTTCTAAAAGATTGGAATATCCAATCTTTTGGACATATTCAGACTATTATCAGCAATATCAATAACCAGTTAGAGTTACTTCATTCTCAAGCGGTTGTGGATACTAATGATAATAGGATTGTTAGTCTCTTAGCTGAACTTAATAAATGGCAGAATATAGAGGAAGATTTCTGGAAACAAAGAGCAAAAGATGACACTCTAGCTTTAGATGACATAAGTACTAGATATTTTCACAATAGGGCCAATTATAAAAAAGAAGAACTCAGATTGAGGCTATACAAGACTCTACTG CATTTCTCTAATATGGCTAAGACAGGTAATCCCTCTAAAGAAATAATCTTTTTTGATTATATTACTCCTTATGTTTCTGCATCTGATAATATAGCTTTGTTAAGAATGCCATCTcatgaagaaataaaagatgTAGTGTTCAAAATGAAACCTTGGACCTcacctggtccagatggtttccctGTTGGGTTTTACCAACAGTTGTGGGATATTGTTGGCAATGATACTGTTCACATG ATGATAATGCAAAGTGTGTCAACTGTCTCCACTTTTGTGCTTCTAAATGGTGCTCCAGGTGAACAATTCAAACCAACAAGGGGTTTGAGACAAGGTGACCCCTTGTCTCCTTACCTCTTTATTTTATGCATGGACATTTTTTCTAAAGCTTTGATGAATGCTGAAGATAAGAATCTTATTAAAG GAGAAGTACTTAGGAGTTCCATTACTGCTTCAAAGGAACAAAACAGAAAGTTTCCCAGGTATATGTTTGATAAATCTGGGTGCAGATTAGGTAATTGGAGAGCTAAGCATTTAAACCAGCCTGCTAGGACAGTTCTCACTCAAACAGTTTTAGGATCCATTGCTACTCATCATATGAGTGTGTTTCTTATGCCTAAAAAGTTAAATGATAGAATGGATGCTATTCAAAGAAGGTTCTGGTGGGGTAAGAGTAATAATAATAGATGTTTCTATTTCAAAAACTGGTCTACTGTTGATAATTCTAAAGTGAAAGGTGGTCTGAATATCAGACAATCttctctttttaatcaatttctcCTAGCTAAACTAGCCTGGAGGATGTTACAGGATCCCAATGCTTTGTGGGTTCAAATTTTAATGCATAAATACTTTCCTAACTGCTCTCCTTTTTCAGATGAAATTAGTACTAATAGAAGCTGGATTTGGAGAGGAATTTACCAAGGATTGCAGATTGTCAACAAACACTGCTGTTTGGAAGTTGCTAATGGCAGGGACATTaacatatggaaagataggtggtTTCCTGAATCTACGGAATTACTTCCCTATACCAACTGGTCTTCTGGAGTTGAGTATGTTTCTCAACTCATTGAGCAAGATACTAAAAAATGGGATTTGAACATGATAAATGTTCTGCTAGAAATTGTTGAGAATATTTGTAGAATTAGAGTCCCAATGATAGGAAAGGATAAAATTAGGTGGACAGGTACTAGAAACGGGAAGTTCACATTCAAGTCTGCTTACAATATCTTACTAGATGAGTCTTCTTCAGGAGTTATTAGTAGCAATAACAACTTTCCATGGAAGAGAATGTGGAACATGAGTTTACCTCCTAAGATTCTCCATCTCATATGGAGAATTCATCAAGACTCTGTTCCTACTAGAGATAAAATGGTTAAACATGTTCAAACCATTGATGACATTTGTCCTTTCTGTGGTAATTGTAAGGAAGATGTTCAACATCTTTTTTTGCATTGTCCTCTAACTCAGCGAATTTGGTTTGCTATGGATAACATTACGCTAGCCTCTGTTGGTAATCTGGATTTGGTCTCTTGGTTAACTAACATGTTTACAACTCAAAACTTTAATGATGTGCAGCTGCAG AGTAGCGGTAGAAGTATTTCTACACATCTGAAGTGGTTGGCACCTGTAGATTTTgccatcaaaataaattttgatgtttcttttattaataaaatattaCCAGTAGGAGTGGGACTAATAGCTCGTAATTCTGCAGGAACTTTCATTCTAGCAAAAGGGAATTCATCCACAGCAGTAGATGAGGAGCAAGGGGAGGCTATTGCAGCGCTGGAAGCACTGAAATGGGCTAAAAAGAGGAATATTACTGAGCTGCACTTGGAAGGAGACAACATCAACGTAGTGGATGCAATTAATGAAATCACTGGAAGAATAAATTGGACGATAAATAGTATCATCCAAGAATGTCTTGTTTTACTTAATTATTTTAGCAGATAG